One Candidatus Eremiobacterota bacterium genomic window, CACCTATGCCAACTGCCTGCTCTTCATATTCCTCTCCGTGTTCTTATTCGGGGTGCCTTTCAGGGGGAACATTCCCCTCATGCTGGGTGTCTCCCTTCTCTATGTCATAGTCGTGATAGGTATCGGTGTCTTTGTGGCGGTTCTCGTTCCCACGCAGATAGCGGGGATATTGATCACCTCCATAGTGAACCTCGTCCCCACCTTCATGTATTCGGGCTTCATGCTCCCCATCATATGCATGGATCAGGCCGGTAAAGAAACGGCCTATATGCTGCCTCCTACTTACTATATTGACTTTACCAGAAAGCTCATGCTCAAGGGGGTGGGCCTCGAGTACCTCTGGGAGGACATTGTGGTGCTCTCGGCGATGGCCGTGGGCCTCTTCGTCATCTCCATCATACTTTTCAGGAAAAGGCTGGGGTAACAGCGATGGGCTTCAAGTTCTTCACCCTTCTCAGGAAAGAGGTAATCCAGTTCACAAGGAATACCGTGCTGCTCGTCATCGTCCTCTACGCGGCCACGCTCGACGTGTGGATGGCCGCCCAGGTCACGTCGGACCTCAAGAACTTCCCCATCGCCATCTACGACATGGACAAGAGCCAGAAAAGCTACGACCTGGTAAGGAAGCTGAGGCCTCCCTACTTTGTCATCCATTCCTACATAGACGATGAAAAGAAGGTGCAGGACCTCATCCTTGGCGACGACGTGGGCGCAGTGCTCATCATACCAAGGAAATTCCAGGATAATATCGTCTCTTACAGGGGAGCCCGCGTGCAGCTTGTGCTGGACGCCACGACAAGCAACACGGCAGAGATAGCCGCGGGGTACGTGGGAGCAATCATCGCTGATTTTCAGAACGAGATTCTCACGAAGGAATGGCAGGTCTCGACGGTGATGTACAAGCTCATGCCACTCATCAGGAGCGAGACGCGCTTCGCCTTCAACCCCAACCTGAATGATGCATGGGCGATGACGCTCCAGGAGTTTTTCACCATCTTCACCCTCATCGCCATCCTGCTTCCCGCCACGGCAATGGTGAACGAAAAGCAGTTCGGCACCATCGAGCAGCTCATGGTGACGCCCGTGAAGCCTTACGAGATAATGTTCGCCAAGGTGCTCCCCATGATGGTGGTCTTCATTTTCGCGAGCTTCATCTGCATCTACACCATCCTGATACCGCTGATCCATGTCCCCTTCATGGGGAGCCTGCTGGAATTTCTCATCGTGACCACCGTGTTCTGCTTCACCGCGTCGGGGATAGGCCTCCTTGTCTCGACGCTCTCCAACAACCTCTCTGAGACCGTCCTGCTCACCCTCCTGGTCCTCTTCCCCATCATGTTCCTTTCGGGCACGTGGGTGCCGCCGGAGGCCATGCCGCCCTGGATGGCGTTCCTCGTGAACTTCTCCCCCCTGAAATATTACCTGGACCTGGGCTACGGCATCATTCTGAAGGGCAACTCCCTCCTCTTCATGTGGACTGAGTTCCTCAAACTCACGGCTCTCGGCGTGGTAGTCTTCTGGATAGGGGCCCAGCGCTTCAAGAAGATGTTCGGGTAAAATCGGGGACAGACTCCCCGAGGATTCCATGGGCCCTGCGAAGTCGGCACCACATGAGAAAGTTGAAGGACAAAATGCAGGAGGATGGGATTCTTTCGTGAAATAGAGCAAGAGCGTCAGCTTGGGGTGTCTGGAGGTGGACGATGAAGCTTACTACCGAGGAGATAATGGAGCGGATCAATGCCTATGTGAACTATGCCCATCGTATAAAAGAGATAAAGGACCTCCTGCTTGATTTTGAGATATATGGCGAAGAGGATATCGTGGAGGCGGCGATGATCCAGCAGGAAGAGCTTCTCAGGGAGATCCACGTCATTTATCAGGAAAGAATGCTCCCCATAGTGGAGGAAATAGCCCGTCACGTCGATGACAACAGGCACCTGCTCACTCAGCCCCGGCGGGAGCCCACGGCAGAGGAGGCATCACAGAGAGAGGTTCAGGCGGAACAGCCAGAGGGGGAGGCGGAGGATCCCGATGCCATGTCACGGTCAAGCGCAAAGACCTTGGGCGATGCATTCCTTTCATCAATGAAGAAGAACCTTGACAAAAAATGAAGGACGAGAAACAGAAAACACTCCTCATCTTCCCTCCCCAGTGGATCCCCCTGAATCCCCACTTCTCCCTCGCCACCCTTGCAGGCCACCTGAAAGGTGAAGGGCATGAGGTGGTCCTTGAGGATATCAACATAAAATTCTACCGCCACATACTGTCGCCGGAATATATGGATTATTCGGCGGCAAAGGCGGAAAACAGCTATCAGTTCCTCAAGCAGAAGCTCATGATCACCCTGGCGAGCAATGATGACTCCCTTGCCGCCCAGATTGACAGCGCGAGGCTGCTGAAGATTGAAAAAAATCCCGGGAGACGGGAACAGATGATCCAAAAGGTCAAGGAAGAGCTTCCCCTGGCTTTCTCCGTCTTTGACTCGAGGGAGAAGTTCTATGACCCTTTCCTTCTCGTGAAAGCCTTCCTCACCGTCGATAAAGCCCTTGAAATCGCGTCACTCCCCTATTATCCTGCAAAGATAAGGTTCAATGACTTTTTCACCCCCCGCTTCCCCCTCACCGTGCAGGGGATCATTGATTTCACAAATGATGCAGACGAAAACATGTTCCTCCCGTTCATGAAGAGGGAGGCCACGCGGCTCCTTAAATATCAGGCCGATATCATAGGCATCTCCATCAACTCGCCGACACAGCTCCTCCCGGGATTGACGCTTTCCAGGATCCTGATGCAGAAAAAGCCGGAGGGATGCCACCTGAACATAGGGGGCAACTATTTCACAAAGCTCAGGGAGGTGATTCTCTCCCGCAAGGAGCTCTTTGACCTCTTCACCGACAGTATTATACTCGGCGAGGGGCAGAAGCCGCTGCTGAAACTGATTGCGGCACTCAAAGGAGGAGAGAGCCTGAAAGGCGTCCCCTCCCTCATATATGCGGATCCGGAGCTGGGGCGGCCTGTCTATACCTCCAGGGACATGCCCGTTCCCCTCAACGACCTTCACCACCAGGTGCTGGACGATCTGCCTCTGGACAGGTATTTCGTACCTGATCTGGCAATCTCCCTTCAGTCCAGCAAAGGCTGCTACTGGCAGAAATGCACCTTCTGCGACACTGACTTCGGTGTTGAGCCCGATATCAAAGACGTGGACCGCCTTATCGATGAAATCAGATTCCTCAATACCTCTTATGGCATCAGGCATTTCGAGTTTATCGACGAGTCCATCACCCCTCAGTATATGGATGCAATGGCCCGGCGGATCATCAAGGAAAAGCTCGACATCACGTGGTTCTGCAACGCACGGACAGAGCGCGCCTTTACCAGAAGGCGCCTTGATCTTTACAGAAAGAGCGGCCTTGTCATGCTCCTGTGGGGTGTGGAATCGGGAAGCGCGAGAATAATGAAGCTCATCAACAAAGGCGTGGATTTCGAGAAAAGGCTGGAGATCCTCAAGAGCTCAAGCGATTCCGGTATCTGGAACTTTGCCTACATCTTCTTCGGCCTTCCCACCGAGACAAGAGAGGAGGCGGAGATGACCATCGACCTTATAAGGGATCACACCGATATCATCCACTCCTATGGAAGAAGCGTCTTCACTCTCGGCAGGCATGCCGCCCTTAAGGACAAGGCGGAAAAATTGGGCCTCGTGGAATGCATTATGGACGAGCAGGAGCTTTCAACAAGCATGGGCTACCGCTCCCTCACAGGAATGACGCCCCGCGAAGTGATGGAGATGGCCGATATCTGCAAGGCCGCCTGCCATCTTCAATATGGCGAGCCTCTCTGGATGTACCTCAAGTACAGGGAGATCCTCTTTCTCTATATCAGCCGCTACGGCATGGACTTCGTGCTGAATCATAAATTCACCGATGAGCAGAAGCGCACCATTCATAGCATGTACGGCTCCTGAGACAGTATAGGCAATAATTGCACAGCTCATTCTGAAAAAATGAATCAGAGAATTTTACAAAATATTAATGATATTCAGATTTTTTTCAGAATTAATTGAATTTCAATTCACCGGCGCCGGTGATAAAGCGGGTAAGATAATGAATATCCTGGAATCTGGAGGCTACTATGGAAGGAATACCTGGAATCCCCAACTTTGATTTTTCAAGAATCGAGGAACTGTCAGCAGACCTGCAGGAGCAGAAGATGAAGTGGGAAAATTCCCTGGCTCAGAAGCCGCAGGCTCAGGAGCCGCAGGCTGAGGAGCCGCAGGATAAGGCGGTAAAACCCAAGGCGGCTCAGCCCCAGCAGGGTGCGAAGGCAGGAGAGGCAAAGGGAGCCGGCAGAGGAGTTGACGGGATGACAGGAGCTTCCCCGGCTGCAGGAGCCGCCGGAGGCGGAGAGCCCATCATCAATAAGAACGGGACCAGGATGAACGCCCAGGAAGTGGCCACAATTGCCGACATCTTCAAGAAGGCCGGCAAAAGCGGCATGAAGCCGGAAGAGCTGGCGAACAAGCTGAGGGAGAGAGGCATCGAAGCAGAGGTCACCAAGATCAACGGCCATCCGGCCATCAAATTCGCCAACGGCGATGCCTTTGTCGATACGAGCGCCAATGGCGTTCTTGATACCGATGACAAGGAGTGGGTCGAAGCGCTGAACATATTGAAGGGAAAATACGGAGCCAATGCTCCCCAGCTCCAGGGCGGCTCGCCCCTGTCACCCCTGGCGAATGCCGGCGGCCTCGGCGGCCTCACCGGCGTTGGCGGCGATGGACAGGCTGTCACTCCCAACAATGCTGCAGATATTGTGAAT contains:
- a CDS encoding ABC transporter permease, encoding MGFKFFTLLRKEVIQFTRNTVLLVIVLYAATLDVWMAAQVTSDLKNFPIAIYDMDKSQKSYDLVRKLRPPYFVIHSYIDDEKKVQDLILGDDVGAVLIIPRKFQDNIVSYRGARVQLVLDATTSNTAEIAAGYVGAIIADFQNEILTKEWQVSTVMYKLMPLIRSETRFAFNPNLNDAWAMTLQEFFTIFTLIAILLPATAMVNEKQFGTIEQLMVTPVKPYEIMFAKVLPMMVVFIFASFICIYTILIPLIHVPFMGSLLEFLIVTTVFCFTASGIGLLVSTLSNNLSETVLLTLLVLFPIMFLSGTWVPPEAMPPWMAFLVNFSPLKYYLDLGYGIILKGNSLLFMWTEFLKLTALGVVVFWIGAQRFKKMFG
- a CDS encoding radical SAM protein; this encodes MKDEKQKTLLIFPPQWIPLNPHFSLATLAGHLKGEGHEVVLEDINIKFYRHILSPEYMDYSAAKAENSYQFLKQKLMITLASNDDSLAAQIDSARLLKIEKNPGRREQMIQKVKEELPLAFSVFDSREKFYDPFLLVKAFLTVDKALEIASLPYYPAKIRFNDFFTPRFPLTVQGIIDFTNDADENMFLPFMKREATRLLKYQADIIGISINSPTQLLPGLTLSRILMQKKPEGCHLNIGGNYFTKLREVILSRKELFDLFTDSIILGEGQKPLLKLIAALKGGESLKGVPSLIYADPELGRPVYTSRDMPVPLNDLHHQVLDDLPLDRYFVPDLAISLQSSKGCYWQKCTFCDTDFGVEPDIKDVDRLIDEIRFLNTSYGIRHFEFIDESITPQYMDAMARRIIKEKLDITWFCNARTERAFTRRRLDLYRKSGLVMLLWGVESGSARIMKLINKGVDFEKRLEILKSSSDSGIWNFAYIFFGLPTETREEAEMTIDLIRDHTDIIHSYGRSVFTLGRHAALKDKAEKLGLVECIMDEQELSTSMGYRSLTGMTPREVMEMADICKAACHLQYGEPLWMYLKYREILFLYISRYGMDFVLNHKFTDEQKRTIHSMYGS